The Microtus pennsylvanicus isolate mMicPen1 chromosome 19, mMicPen1.hap1, whole genome shotgun sequence genome includes a region encoding these proteins:
- the Ndufa5 gene encoding NADH dehydrogenase [ubiquinone] 1 alpha subcomplex subunit 5, which translates to MAGALKKTTGLVGLAVCDTPHERLTILYTKILDILKQFPKHAAYRKYTEQITNEKLDMVKAEPDVKKLENLLQGGEVEEVILQAENELSLARKMLQWKPWEPLVEEPPANQWKWPI; encoded by the exons ATGGCGGGTGCGTTGAAGAAG ACCACCGGCCTGGTGGGATTGGCTGTGTGCGACACTCCGCACGAG AGGCTAACAATATTGTATACAAAGATTCTTGATATTCTGAAGCAGTTCCCTAAACATGCAGCctatagaaaatacacagaacagATCACCAATGAGAAGCTGGATATGGTCAAGGCG GAACCAGAtgttaaaaaattagaaaacttgcTTCAGGGTGGTGAAGTAGAAGAGGTGATTCTTCAG gCTGAAAATGAACTAAGTCTGGCAAGGAAGATGCTGCAGTGGAAGCCATGGGAGCCACTGGTGGAAGAGCCTCCTGCCAACCAGTGGAAGTGGCCAATATGA